One region of Turicibacter bilis genomic DNA includes:
- a CDS encoding Rpn family recombination-promoting nuclease/putative transposase yields the protein MGKGLLDPKVDFVFKNIFGSPKHPKVLISFLNAVLKPLNKITSVELQGTEIGKQFIEDKYSRLDVKAKTSNDEIINIEIQLKNEYNMIKRSLYYLSKMYEEQLTSGEDYSQLNRTVCINILNFKYLKSKNYHTGYRFKEIDTHEELTDVLEVHFIEIPKLPKNLDATDMLVAWTEFLINPESEIVRSLEMNIEEIREAKDELVKMSNDSEQRQIYEMRAKILKDKISALNEAERKGIEKGISQGRAEGERNMAIQIAKNLLDVLDNEMIAKKTGLTGEEVEDLRKNKGNL from the coding sequence ATGGGAAAAGGTTTATTAGATCCAAAGGTAGATTTCGTCTTTAAAAATATTTTTGGTTCACCAAAACATCCAAAAGTTTTAATTTCATTTTTAAATGCCGTTTTAAAACCACTCAATAAAATCACAAGTGTGGAACTTCAAGGAACTGAGATTGGTAAGCAGTTTATAGAGGATAAATATTCAAGGTTGGACGTTAAGGCAAAAACAAGTAATGATGAAATAATTAATATCGAAATCCAGTTAAAAAACGAATATAATATGATTAAACGAAGCTTATACTATTTAAGTAAAATGTATGAAGAACAGTTAACATCAGGTGAGGACTATTCACAATTAAACCGTACAGTTTGTATTAATATTTTGAATTTTAAATACTTAAAGTCTAAAAACTATCATACCGGGTATCGTTTTAAAGAGATTGACACACATGAAGAATTAACGGACGTACTAGAGGTTCACTTCATTGAAATACCTAAGCTACCGAAAAATCTTGATGCCACCGATATGCTTGTTGCATGGACGGAGTTTCTAATTAATCCAGAAAGCGAAATTGTTAGAAGCTTAGAGATGAATATCGAGGAAATCCGTGAAGCAAAAGATGAACTTGTTAAGATGAGTAACGATAGTGAGCAGCGACAAATCTATGAAATGCGTGCAAAAATTTTAAAAGATAAAATTAGTGCCTTAAATGAAGCAGAGAGAAAAGGAATAGAAAAAGGAATTAGCCAAGGTCGTGCTGAAGGCGAACGAAATATGGCGATACAAATTGCAAAAAATCTATTAGATGTACTAGATAATGAGATGATTGCAAAGAAAACGGGATTAACAGGTGAAGAAGTGGAAGATTTAAGAAAAAATAAAGGTAATTTATAA
- a CDS encoding LysR family transcriptional regulator — MNLNHLQYFRVLAKLEHYTQAAEQLSITQPSLSHAIASLEKDLGTSLFEKHGRNIRLTKHGRFFLTYVENALDELALGEKKLRELTNQTNGSIELGFIYTLGASFIPHLITEFSKHETHQNIRFSFGQGNTKQLIQDLKSEKYDLALCSYVENEPDIEFIPITQQELVMIVPPQHPLAQKETIDLNETIDYPFISFNKESGVRKIIDSLFNAANIHPTIRCEVEEDTAVAGLVSVNYGIAIIPRIPFLEQFNVKILPITNPKHERYIYLASVRNQYVTPSITAFKDFLLSHSQTLLENTKK, encoded by the coding sequence ATGAACTTAAACCATCTTCAATACTTTCGAGTTTTAGCTAAGTTAGAACATTATACACAAGCTGCTGAACAACTCTCTATTACTCAACCGAGTTTAAGTCATGCCATTGCTTCACTTGAAAAAGATCTTGGAACATCTCTTTTTGAAAAACACGGACGAAATATTCGTTTAACAAAACACGGACGTTTTTTCCTAACTTACGTCGAAAATGCCTTAGATGAATTGGCGTTAGGCGAAAAAAAATTACGTGAATTAACTAATCAAACAAATGGTTCAATTGAGTTGGGGTTCATTTATACGTTAGGTGCGAGCTTTATTCCTCATCTTATCACGGAATTTTCAAAGCATGAGACTCATCAAAATATTCGCTTCTCATTTGGGCAAGGTAACACAAAACAACTGATTCAAGATTTAAAATCCGAAAAATACGACTTAGCTCTCTGCTCCTATGTTGAAAATGAACCAGACATCGAATTTATTCCAATTACTCAGCAAGAATTGGTGATGATTGTACCGCCTCAGCATCCTTTAGCACAAAAAGAAACGATTGATTTAAACGAGACCATTGATTATCCATTTATCTCCTTCAATAAAGAAAGCGGAGTCCGTAAGATCATTGATTCTTTGTTTAATGCAGCAAATATCCATCCAACCATTCGTTGTGAAGTTGAAGAAGATACTGCAGTAGCAGGTTTAGTCTCTGTGAATTATGGTATTGCAATTATTCCTCGAATTCCATTTTTAGAACAATTCAACGTCAAGATTTTACCGATTACAAACCCTAAACATGAACGTTACATTTATCTGGCATCAGTTCGAAACCAATATGTCACCCCATCCATTACAGCATTTAAAGATTTTCTTTTAAGTCATAGTCAAACGTTGTTAGAAAATACAAAAAAGTAG
- a CDS encoding VanZ family protein, with amino-acid sequence MEYFILGILIAILILCQIYRIKKRKCKLNIGEIFIFLFLIYLIVFIKLNLLADTQFTLSLSSTIKQINLIPLFTLDYGLNQGLKSIIIAIPFGFFISLFFSGSRTAPKLIRYGFIISFIIELLQLFKTTDYFDINDIIFNVIGILIGGLCFYILSKILNFINKSQLIEQIEKTNITPVMVSWKTTSLLIISYICSVYFVLFIQTQPLSILDNSNVINIESFEITLEEKISHININVYYKTNFNRLSQLFSAKLPLTSEPVYGVYTLNEPYKPQSDIMYGILIVGWNKDATRVDITYKDTTYSSELNSGLFAVGYPDLVINPPILDIYTLSAPNLNITFYDQFNNIVEIAFRHSLSE; translated from the coding sequence ATGGAATACTTCATTTTAGGCATATTAATCGCTATCCTCATCTTATGCCAGATTTATCGTATTAAAAAGAGAAAGTGCAAATTAAATATTGGAGAAATTTTCATCTTTTTATTTCTCATATATCTTATAGTATTTATTAAATTAAATCTATTAGCAGATACACAATTTACACTTAGCCTAAGTAGTACTATTAAACAAATAAACTTAATTCCTTTATTCACCCTTGATTATGGTCTGAATCAAGGATTAAAGTCAATTATAATCGCTATTCCCTTCGGATTCTTTATTTCTCTCTTCTTTTCAGGTTCCCGAACAGCTCCAAAACTTATAAGATATGGATTCATTATCTCATTTATCATTGAATTATTACAATTATTCAAAACCACTGATTATTTCGATATTAACGATATCATATTTAACGTTATCGGTATCTTAATCGGTGGATTATGTTTTTATATTTTATCGAAAATATTAAATTTTATCAATAAAAGTCAATTAATAGAACAAATAGAAAAAACAAACATAACTCCTGTAATGGTAAGTTGGAAAACAACAAGTTTATTAATTATTAGTTATATTTGTAGTGTATATTTCGTACTGTTTATCCAAACTCAACCTCTCTCTATATTAGATAATAGTAATGTGATAAATATTGAATCATTTGAAATTACATTAGAAGAAAAAATATCTCATATTAACATTAATGTTTACTATAAAACCAACTTTAATAGACTGAGTCAACTTTTCTCTGCCAAATTACCATTAACAAGTGAACCTGTATATGGAGTATATACATTAAATGAACCTTATAAACCCCAAAGTGATATTATGTATGGCATTTTGATTGTTGGATGGAATAAGGATGCAACTAGAGTTGATATTACCTATAAAGATACTACTTATAGTAGTGAATTAAATTCTGGATTATTTGCTGTAGGATATCCTGACTTAGTTATTAATCCACCAATATTAGATATTTATACTCTTTCAGCTCCTAACCTTAATATAACCTTTTATGATCAATTTAATAATATCGTTGAAATTGCATTTAGGCATTCTTTATCAGAATAA
- the tnpC gene encoding IS66 family transposase — translation MNHLEKEVAPLSTFESKLIKENQNLLKKLDQQTQRITQQDQQITEQTLKIQQLTEQVEFLTKKLFGSSSEKTKVDPNQLSLFEDPHLENHETKTEPTEEITYRRRKVSGRKAELTKDLPIEEVHCELHDEACQCESCGEKMKPIGKKIIREEVCFIPAKLYKKVYYSHAYKCDCHDDFYEPQPIQCAEVPKGPIQRSLAGPSVLAWMIHQKYELSLPLYRQEKEWKTYGLELSRRTMANWMIKVANDWLRPLYDYFAKILVKEEVLHADETHYQVLNRTDGRDPTSQARIWLIQTGKECETPIVYYHADLTRARVVAEQLLDGFKGYLHCDGYSGYKNLPNIELVGCWAHARRKFKDVPGKNGKAKQAIDYCNQIFKIERELQELSPEERYEQRQLQVKPVIEAFYDFLGSFIPMKGKLQTAVHYVLNQKKELMAFLKDGRLEVSNNRAERAIKTVVIGRKNYLFSTSLSGAEANTIIYSVIETAKEHGLNVYKYLTYLFEHLPNVEFLMKPKLLEDFLPWAKNVQEYCKGI, via the coding sequence ATGAATCATTTAGAAAAAGAGGTGGCACCGTTGAGTACGTTTGAATCAAAACTAATCAAAGAAAATCAGAACTTATTAAAAAAACTGGATCAACAAACTCAACGAATCACTCAACAAGATCAACAAATCACTGAGCAGACTCTAAAAATTCAACAATTAACGGAACAAGTAGAATTTCTAACAAAAAAGCTTTTTGGATCCTCAAGCGAGAAAACTAAAGTTGATCCCAATCAACTCTCACTTTTTGAGGATCCTCATTTAGAAAACCACGAAACAAAGACTGAACCCACAGAAGAAATCACGTATCGTCGACGTAAGGTATCCGGTCGTAAAGCCGAGTTAACCAAAGATTTACCGATTGAAGAAGTTCACTGTGAGTTACACGATGAAGCTTGCCAATGTGAGTCTTGTGGTGAAAAGATGAAACCGATAGGAAAGAAAATTATTCGTGAAGAGGTTTGTTTTATCCCAGCCAAGTTATATAAAAAAGTGTACTATTCACACGCTTATAAGTGTGATTGTCATGATGATTTCTATGAACCACAGCCCATTCAATGTGCTGAAGTCCCTAAAGGACCGATCCAAAGGAGCTTAGCTGGGCCTAGTGTTCTAGCCTGGATGATTCATCAAAAGTATGAATTAAGCCTCCCCCTTTATCGTCAAGAGAAAGAATGGAAGACGTATGGTTTAGAATTAAGTCGACGCACCATGGCGAACTGGATGATCAAAGTCGCCAATGATTGGTTACGCCCACTTTACGATTATTTCGCCAAAATCTTAGTAAAAGAAGAAGTTCTTCATGCCGATGAAACACACTATCAAGTGTTAAATCGAACGGATGGACGTGACCCAACCTCTCAAGCACGAATCTGGTTAATTCAAACAGGTAAAGAATGCGAAACACCCATCGTTTATTATCACGCAGATTTAACTCGTGCAAGAGTCGTCGCTGAACAATTACTCGATGGATTTAAAGGCTACCTGCATTGTGATGGTTATTCCGGATATAAGAACTTACCGAATATTGAATTAGTGGGATGTTGGGCGCATGCCCGTCGCAAGTTCAAGGATGTGCCAGGGAAGAATGGGAAAGCAAAACAAGCCATTGACTACTGTAACCAAATTTTTAAGATTGAACGAGAACTCCAGGAATTATCGCCTGAGGAGCGTTATGAGCAACGTCAGTTACAGGTCAAGCCAGTGATCGAAGCTTTTTATGACTTTCTAGGGAGCTTCATTCCCATGAAAGGTAAGTTACAAACTGCGGTTCACTATGTTTTAAATCAAAAGAAAGAACTGATGGCATTTTTGAAAGATGGACGATTAGAAGTATCGAATAATCGTGCCGAACGTGCCATCAAAACCGTGGTGATTGGACGGAAAAATTACTTATTTTCAACAAGCTTATCAGGGGCTGAAGCCAATACGATCATTTATAGCGTCATCGAAACGGCTAAGGAACATGGCTTAAATGTCTATAAGTATTTAACTTATTTATTTGAACACCTACCAAATGTTGAGTTTTTAATGAAACCAAAGCTCTTGGAGGACTTTTTACCATGGGCAAAAAATGTTCAAGAATATTGTAAAGGAATCTAA
- the gltB gene encoding glutamate synthase large subunit produces MFDHSNCGIGAIANLDGAYSHEIIEQGMTLLKALSHRGGTSKDGTGDGCGILLQIPKHFYHKKYGISGPFAVMMAFLPKEIEDRKVAVDSIYEAVHHFNMKVIKEIEVPVDSTFLTPTAKKTEPIPTQFIFDMTNYDEAMLYKLRRRIEQHFKDAKLSDRACYILSCSSQTIVYKGLLRPEELPNYYLDLKDEDFTSNFCIVHQRFSTNTKPSWNLAQPFRYLAHNGEINTVSGNIKWSNARVGLATHQEVYPICNERHSDSANLDRTLEALLHENFELEDAVTRLLPKAYEQDARLSDDLKAYYEYSGLKQEAWDGPAGVIVCDGHKLIATLDRNGLRPFRYIQTENQIILASEIGVLNTPLEDIKVASRIQASEILCVDLDTQTITTDADIKAVLATQQPYREWLSEKVIKPNATHNFCPDIQNFEENEKKFAYTKAEYLQELKSLVETGKEAIGSFPYTAALNLLQDRPQLFFDFFKQNFAQVTNPPLDSIREKSVFSLTSSLTSVTSLHDGKLDFPVYEFSTPLITSDQFEAILNEKQFNPAIISLACQTTLCESIEIFKANIKKTVNEGTKVIILDQEAAGKVIPSLMATTVAHDVLVDLGKRLEVRLVVKSADARLPIHHAMLIAYGADVIFPYFCYEYIARQVENKDEALSTYIKGCDAALLKLMAKMGIATIASYRGSKVFEVVGLDEEVTSLFTTKASIFGGKSFEDLDANLLGEGLDLNKVNEYQNMDSTFMNHAYSKKFIKEIKAAVVANDYDAFKAIMEAERNRKINLRDCLELQSETQLPLEEVQSEEEIVRQFVASAMSYGALSIEAHRTIARAMNELGAASNSGEGGELVERFGTITASKVKQVASGRFGVTYDYLRSAQEIQIKMAQGAKPGEGGHLPKSKVDEHIARVRYAKQGVDLISPPPHHDIYSIEDLAQLIYDLQTTNPSATVSVKLASLANVGTIANGVVKAGAKKVVISGFNGGTGASPKSSLKYTGLPWEYGLFQTHKSLLENDVRHETLIQVDGQIKSGYDVVLGSILGADEFGFGTMCLVMVDCIGCKQCHTGKCPAGITTQNETLRSRLKEDPTMLKTYMTFVARQTRELMANLGVRTLAELRGRTELIQIPTENAYHLKLDWLESLPVTQEMNVVNPTLNAVNLSTNEVNTIDTSLRTLGVQFVSEEARTFKTYGYAGQSFGALMNESVELIHTGYANDYVGKGLSGGHITVKADETTRKKADQDPTYTNHHLIAGNTILYGATSGTCYLEGRVGERFAVRNSGATAVNHGMGVHACEYMTGGVVVSLGSVQANVGAGMTGGLLYLYKAKYLNEKLNESYVKAFDMKNRHIEILKEILVDYVAKTNNQLATQILNNFEHEVLNFTLVTSADYYQLEL; encoded by the coding sequence ATGTTTGATCATTCGAATTGTGGGATTGGGGCCATTGCCAATCTAGATGGGGCATATAGTCATGAAATTATTGAACAAGGGATGACTTTATTAAAAGCCCTTAGCCATCGTGGTGGAACATCAAAAGATGGAACAGGGGATGGATGTGGCATCCTATTACAAATCCCAAAACATTTTTATCACAAAAAATATGGAATTAGTGGGCCATTTGCGGTCATGATGGCATTCTTGCCAAAAGAAATTGAAGATCGCAAAGTAGCCGTTGACAGTATCTATGAGGCTGTTCATCATTTTAATATGAAAGTCATTAAAGAAATTGAAGTACCAGTTGACTCAACATTTTTAACGCCGACAGCCAAAAAAACAGAGCCAATTCCAACTCAATTTATCTTTGATATGACTAATTATGATGAGGCCATGTTATATAAACTTCGTCGTCGTATTGAACAACACTTTAAAGATGCAAAATTATCAGATCGAGCATGTTATATTTTATCATGTTCATCACAAACGATTGTTTATAAAGGGTTATTACGACCAGAAGAGCTTCCAAACTATTATTTAGATTTAAAAGATGAAGATTTTACCTCAAATTTCTGTATCGTTCATCAACGATTTAGTACGAATACAAAACCTTCATGGAATTTAGCGCAACCATTCCGCTACTTAGCACACAACGGGGAAATTAATACTGTGTCAGGGAATATTAAATGGTCAAATGCGCGTGTGGGATTAGCGACTCATCAAGAAGTGTATCCAATTTGTAATGAGAGACACTCAGATAGTGCGAACCTAGACCGAACACTCGAAGCACTTCTTCATGAAAACTTCGAGTTAGAAGATGCAGTGACTCGTTTATTACCAAAAGCTTATGAGCAAGATGCACGATTAAGCGATGACTTAAAAGCTTATTATGAATATAGTGGATTAAAACAAGAAGCATGGGACGGACCAGCAGGGGTAATCGTCTGTGATGGTCATAAATTAATTGCGACCCTTGATCGTAATGGATTACGTCCATTCCGCTACATTCAAACGGAAAATCAAATTATTTTAGCCTCTGAAATCGGAGTTTTAAATACACCACTTGAAGACATCAAAGTCGCAAGTCGTATCCAAGCAAGTGAAATTCTTTGTGTGGACTTAGATACACAAACGATTACGACAGATGCAGATATCAAAGCAGTTTTAGCGACACAACAACCTTATCGCGAGTGGTTAAGTGAGAAAGTCATTAAACCAAATGCGACGCACAACTTCTGTCCAGATATTCAGAACTTTGAAGAAAATGAGAAAAAATTTGCTTACACAAAAGCTGAATATTTACAAGAGTTAAAATCATTAGTCGAGACTGGAAAAGAAGCCATTGGCTCATTCCCTTATACAGCGGCTTTAAATTTATTACAAGATCGTCCACAATTATTCTTTGATTTCTTTAAACAAAACTTTGCTCAAGTCACGAATCCACCATTAGATTCGATTCGTGAAAAATCAGTCTTCTCATTAACTTCCAGCTTAACGTCTGTTACTTCATTACATGATGGTAAACTCGATTTCCCAGTTTATGAATTTTCAACACCGTTAATCACGAGTGATCAGTTTGAAGCCATTTTAAATGAGAAGCAATTTAATCCAGCGATTATTAGCTTAGCTTGCCAAACAACCCTTTGTGAATCGATTGAAATTTTCAAAGCTAATATTAAAAAGACGGTTAATGAAGGAACAAAGGTCATTATTTTAGATCAAGAAGCAGCGGGAAAAGTTATTCCGTCATTAATGGCAACGACGGTGGCACATGATGTATTAGTTGACTTAGGAAAACGTCTAGAAGTTCGTTTAGTTGTGAAATCGGCAGATGCACGTTTACCAATTCATCATGCGATGTTAATTGCTTATGGAGCAGACGTTATTTTTCCATATTTCTGCTATGAATATATTGCGCGTCAGGTAGAAAATAAAGATGAAGCATTGAGTACTTATATTAAAGGATGCGATGCTGCTTTATTAAAATTAATGGCGAAGATGGGGATTGCAACGATTGCTTCTTATCGTGGATCAAAAGTATTTGAAGTCGTTGGTCTAGATGAAGAAGTCACATCTTTATTCACAACAAAAGCTTCTATTTTTGGTGGAAAATCATTTGAAGACCTTGATGCCAATCTGCTTGGAGAAGGTCTTGACTTAAATAAAGTAAACGAATATCAAAATATGGATTCAACTTTCATGAACCATGCTTACTCGAAAAAGTTCATTAAAGAGATTAAAGCAGCTGTTGTTGCGAATGATTATGATGCGTTCAAAGCCATTATGGAAGCCGAGCGTAACCGTAAAATCAACTTACGTGACTGTTTAGAATTGCAGAGTGAGACTCAATTACCACTTGAAGAGGTACAAAGTGAAGAAGAAATCGTTCGTCAATTTGTTGCCTCAGCCATGTCATATGGGGCCTTGTCGATTGAAGCTCATCGTACGATTGCTCGTGCGATGAACGAACTAGGAGCGGCTTCAAATAGTGGTGAAGGTGGAGAATTGGTTGAGCGTTTTGGGACAATCACAGCCTCAAAAGTGAAACAAGTCGCATCAGGCCGCTTTGGAGTGACGTATGATTACTTAAGAAGTGCCCAAGAAATTCAAATTAAAATGGCACAGGGAGCAAAACCAGGAGAGGGTGGACACTTACCAAAATCAAAAGTCGATGAACATATCGCCCGTGTTCGCTATGCGAAACAAGGAGTAGATTTAATTTCACCACCTCCACATCATGATATTTATTCAATTGAAGATTTAGCTCAATTAATTTATGATTTACAAACAACAAATCCAAGCGCAACGGTGAGTGTGAAATTAGCCTCATTAGCTAATGTTGGAACCATTGCGAATGGAGTTGTTAAAGCGGGTGCAAAAAAAGTTGTTATTTCAGGATTTAATGGCGGAACCGGAGCTTCTCCAAAATCATCATTAAAATATACTGGGCTACCATGGGAGTATGGATTATTCCAAACTCATAAATCATTACTTGAAAATGATGTACGTCATGAAACGCTGATTCAAGTAGATGGACAAATTAAGTCAGGATATGATGTTGTTTTAGGATCAATCTTAGGAGCGGATGAATTTGGATTCGGAACGATGTGCTTAGTCATGGTAGACTGTATTGGATGTAAGCAATGTCATACTGGAAAATGTCCAGCAGGAATTACGACACAAAATGAAACATTACGTTCACGTTTAAAAGAGGATCCAACAATGTTAAAAACATATATGACATTTGTTGCTCGTCAAACTCGTGAATTAATGGCTAATTTAGGTGTTCGCACGTTAGCAGAGCTTCGTGGACGTACAGAATTGATTCAAATTCCAACAGAAAATGCATATCATTTAAAGCTTGACTGGTTAGAATCATTACCAGTGACACAAGAAATGAATGTGGTGAATCCGACACTTAATGCAGTCAATCTGTCAACGAATGAAGTTAATACGATTGATACGTCTTTAAGAACACTTGGGGTTCAATTTGTGAGTGAGGAAGCACGTACATTTAAAACATATGGCTATGCGGGACAAAGTTTTGGAGCTCTTATGAATGAAAGTGTTGAGTTAATCCATACAGGCTATGCAAATGATTATGTTGGGAAAGGATTAAGCGGTGGACATATCACGGTTAAAGCAGACGAAACGACACGTAAAAAAGCCGATCAAGATCCGACTTATACAAATCATCACTTAATTGCTGGGAACACGATTCTTTATGGAGCAACATCAGGAACATGTTATTTAGAAGGTCGTGTTGGAGAACGTTTTGCTGTTCGTAATTCAGGAGCAACAGCCGTCAACCACGGAATGGGTGTTCATGCTTGTGAATATATGACAGGCGGGGTTGTTGTCTCACTTGGATCGGTTCAAGCGAATGTTGGAGCCGGAATGACAGGTGGATTACTATATCTATACAAAGCAAAATATTTAAATGAAAAATTAAATGAATCTTATGTTAAAGCATTTGACATGAAAAATCGTCATATCGAGATTTTAAAAGAAATATTAGTTGATTATGTCGCAAAAACAAACAATCAATTAGCCACACAAATTTTAAATAACTTCGAACACGAAGTTTTAAACTTCACCCTCGTCACATCAGCTGACTATTATCAATTAGAACTATAA